The DNA segment TTTTTCAAGTTCATCTGTTTCACATAATTTATCTAAAAATCTACTAAATGTAGATTCAGAAGGTACTTTTCCAAGCACTTCAAAACCACAATAATATCTAAGGATTGGATTTTGTTTTAGATTAAGAACTAAATCTTTAATAGTTTGTATTTTTTCAACTTGCATAGCAATTA comes from the Caldisalinibacter kiritimatiensis genome and includes:
- a CDS encoding transposase, producing FQQETKLEMILSQIDVSKIANKLRKSSNSKGPKGYEPTTMIYALIAMQVEKIQTIKDLVLNLKQNPILRYYCGFEVLGKVPSESTFSRFLDKLCETDELEK